A genomic segment from Necator americanus strain Aroian chromosome III, whole genome shotgun sequence encodes:
- a CDS encoding hypothetical protein (NECATOR_CHRIII.G9635.T1), translating into MKQPPEDSGIPGGSRSTEPSTAAAGGGGAAFGQPPPPTSVAAGERKRAEIDRRGEAVRITGMSLCETTTNSS; encoded by the coding sequence ATGAAGCAACCACCAGAAGATTCTGGAATCCCCGGTGGATCACGGAGCACGGAGCCATCAACCGCCGCCGCCGGCGGGGGTGGCGCTGCGTTCGGGCAGCCGCCGCCGCCGACGTCGGTCGCCGCGGGTGAGAGAAAACGTGCCGAAATCGATAGGCGGGGCGAAGCCGTCAGAATAACTGGCATGAGCTTATGCGAAACGACGACGAACTCGTCGTAG